A part of Fundulus heteroclitus isolate FHET01 chromosome 23, MU-UCD_Fhet_4.1, whole genome shotgun sequence genomic DNA contains:
- the grhpra gene encoding glyoxylate reductase/hydroxypyruvate reductase isoform X1, with protein sequence MKAMGELMKVFITRRIPQEGMKILSGATGVCEVSQWDSDEPVPRTELLRGVQGAHGLVCLLSDKIDAEVLDAAGPNLKVISTMSVGFDHLALDEIKKRGIRVGYTPDVLTDATAELTVALLLATARRLPEGVEEVKNGGWSSWKPLWLCGYGLSGSTVGVIGLGRIGMAIAQRLVPFGVKRLLYTGRAAKAHAAEVNGEFVPLDQLVSESDFIVVSCSLTPETQGLCDKAFFSKMKKTAVFINSSRGAVVNQEDLYEALSGGQIAAAGLDVTTPEPLPTNHPLLTLKNCVVLPHIGSATYSTRGVMLALTAQNLLGGLQGSDMPSELSF encoded by the exons ATGAAAGCAATGGGGGAACTGATGAAGGTTTTCATAACGAGGCGAATCCCTCAAGAGGGAATGAAGATCCTGTCAGGAGCGACTGGAGT GTGTGAGGTGTCTCAGTGGGACTCAGATGAGCCTGTCCCGAGGACAGAGCTCCTCAGAGGGGTCCAGGGAGCCCATGGACTTGTGTGTCTGCTGTCTGATAAGATCGATGCTGAGGTTCTGGATGCTGCAG GCCCGAACCTGAAGGTGATCAGCACCATGTCTGTGGGGTTCGACCACTTGGCCCTAGATGAGATCAAAAAGCG CGGCATACGCGTGGGTTACACTCCGGACGTCCTGACTGACGCCACCGCTGAGCTGACGGTGGCCCTGCTCCTGGCCACCGCTCGCCGCTTACCAGAGGGAGTGGAGGAGGTGAAAAA CGGCGGCTGGAGCTCGTGGAAACCCCTCTGGCTGTGCGGTTACGGCCTCTCTGGCAGCACCGTGGGCGTCATCGGACTGGGACGCATCG GTATGGCCATAGCTCAGAGACTCGTCCCCTTTGGAGTTAAGCGACTGCTGTACACCGGAAGGGCAGCTAAGGCCCACGCTGCAGAGGTGAATGGAGAGTTTG TTCCCCTGGACCAGCTTGTGTCAGAGAGTGACTTCATCGTGGTTTCCTGCTCGCTGACGCCAGAAACTCAGGGCCTGTGCGACAAGGCCTTTTTCAGCAAGATGAAAAAAACGGCGGTCTTCATCAACTCCAGCAG AGGAGCTGTGGTGAACCAGGAGGACCTGTACGAGGCTCTGAGCGGCGGACAGATAGCGGCGGCCGGGCTGGATGTCACAACACCCGAGCCACTCCCAACCAACCACCCGCTTCTCACTCTGAAAAACTGTG tGGTGTTACCGCACATAGGCAGCGCCACGTACTCGACCCGAGGCGTCATGTTGGCGCTGACGGCCCAGAACCTGCTGGGAGGTCTGCAGGGCTCGGACATGCCCAGCGAGCTCAGCTTCTAG
- the grhpra gene encoding glyoxylate reductase/hydroxypyruvate reductase isoform X2 gives MRTSKCEVSQWDSDEPVPRTELLRGVQGAHGLVCLLSDKIDAEVLDAAGPNLKVISTMSVGFDHLALDEIKKRGIRVGYTPDVLTDATAELTVALLLATARRLPEGVEEVKNGGWSSWKPLWLCGYGLSGSTVGVIGLGRIGMAIAQRLVPFGVKRLLYTGRAAKAHAAEVNGEFVPLDQLVSESDFIVVSCSLTPETQGLCDKAFFSKMKKTAVFINSSRGAVVNQEDLYEALSGGQIAAAGLDVTTPEPLPTNHPLLTLKNCVVLPHIGSATYSTRGVMLALTAQNLLGGLQGSDMPSELSF, from the exons ATGAGAACTTCCAA GTGTGAGGTGTCTCAGTGGGACTCAGATGAGCCTGTCCCGAGGACAGAGCTCCTCAGAGGGGTCCAGGGAGCCCATGGACTTGTGTGTCTGCTGTCTGATAAGATCGATGCTGAGGTTCTGGATGCTGCAG GCCCGAACCTGAAGGTGATCAGCACCATGTCTGTGGGGTTCGACCACTTGGCCCTAGATGAGATCAAAAAGCG CGGCATACGCGTGGGTTACACTCCGGACGTCCTGACTGACGCCACCGCTGAGCTGACGGTGGCCCTGCTCCTGGCCACCGCTCGCCGCTTACCAGAGGGAGTGGAGGAGGTGAAAAA CGGCGGCTGGAGCTCGTGGAAACCCCTCTGGCTGTGCGGTTACGGCCTCTCTGGCAGCACCGTGGGCGTCATCGGACTGGGACGCATCG GTATGGCCATAGCTCAGAGACTCGTCCCCTTTGGAGTTAAGCGACTGCTGTACACCGGAAGGGCAGCTAAGGCCCACGCTGCAGAGGTGAATGGAGAGTTTG TTCCCCTGGACCAGCTTGTGTCAGAGAGTGACTTCATCGTGGTTTCCTGCTCGCTGACGCCAGAAACTCAGGGCCTGTGCGACAAGGCCTTTTTCAGCAAGATGAAAAAAACGGCGGTCTTCATCAACTCCAGCAG AGGAGCTGTGGTGAACCAGGAGGACCTGTACGAGGCTCTGAGCGGCGGACAGATAGCGGCGGCCGGGCTGGATGTCACAACACCCGAGCCACTCCCAACCAACCACCCGCTTCTCACTCTGAAAAACTGTG tGGTGTTACCGCACATAGGCAGCGCCACGTACTCGACCCGAGGCGTCATGTTGGCGCTGACGGCCCAGAACCTGCTGGGAGGTCTGCAGGGCTCGGACATGCCCAGCGAGCTCAGCTTCTAG